The proteins below come from a single Pararge aegeria chromosome 23, ilParAegt1.1, whole genome shotgun sequence genomic window:
- the LOC120634309 gene encoding pro-corazonin-like: MLTNVTVLLLIVAMTSVACQTFQYSRGWTNGKRDGHKRDEVSLEKILTPCQVHKLKYLLEGKPLTEKLLAPCDYLEEEIELPKRYKTERTQDPLYDAFQ, from the exons ATGTTAACAAACGTCACCGTTCTACTGCTTATCGTCGCCATGACTTCAGTGGCCTGCCAAACGTTCCAGTATTCGAGGGGATGGACGAACGGGAAGCGGGACGGTCACAAACGTGATGAGGTCAGCCTGGAGAAGATACTCACGCCGTGTCAGGTGCACAAATTAAAGTACCTGTTGGAAGGGAAGCCTTTGACGGAGAAG TTACTAGCACCCTGCGACTACTTAGAAGAAGAAATTGAACTTCCCAAGCGATACAAAACTGAACGAACTCAAGACCCTCTCTACGATGcgtttcagtaa